The sequence AGGGCCAGCTGATCGAGCTGTTCATCCGCCGTGTTCTTGTTGGAAACGCCGACGATCAACTCCTGCACTTGCAAATCGTGCGCGGTGCGCACGACGGCATAGAGCGGATTGTTCGTGGGAATAATCAGCGGCACGACTTCCTTGCCGCTCTTTTCCGCGCGCTCGACTACGGCGGTCATCAAGCGTTGATCGTAGGTGTCGAGGTCCTGCTCGGGCGGGCCGAAGAAATGGGCCGGCCCGCTTTTGGCCGTCATCACGATCACCGAAGTCGTGGCGGGGTCCGACTCATTCAGCGCTTTTTCCAGCATGAACAGGTTCTGCGGCGAGCGGATGGCCACGAGCTTGCGGAACGGATGGCCAGTAAGGCCCAAGCCCTCGACGGTGAGGTTGGTGGTTTCGGCGCGATTGAATTGCTCGCGATGTTCGTGGTGTGCGCCCTTGCGGCCACGTTCGTAATACAATTCGCTGCTGATGAACACGAGCAAGAAGCCGATCGTGAAGCCCAAGCCCCACACCGTCGCCACGTTCTTCGTAAACAAGTTGGCGATCGCCGCCGCCAGCAACACGAGGAAAATCAGGACCAATCCGAGCGGAAACTCGACGGTGCCGATCTTGATGTTCAACGGCACCATGAAATCGCGCGGTTTGCGGTCTCGGAACCGCAACACGACCATCGCCATCGCCTTGAACACGAAGCTCCACACGACGCCGAACGCATAGGCTTCGCCGAGCACCAACAGATCGCCACGGCTGACGAGGATCGTAAACAACTGCATGACGATCACCAGGATCAACACGCGATAAGTCGTGCCGAATTTCGAATGCGGCTTCAACAGCCAATCCGGCAGCACGCCGTCTTCCGCCACGCGGTTCAACACGCCGTTGGAGCCGATGATCGCCGTGTTCACAGCTCCGGCAAGAATCAGAAACCCGATAATCACGACGAATGCCCGCAACAGCACTCGCGACCATAGCGGACCGATCACATTCATCGCCAGCCCGCCGATCAGATTGTCGGAATAGATGGGCATTCGCTGGGCGTCGGGAATCATGATCACGGCCAGGAAACTGATGCCGGCGGTGAGCACGAGGCTATAGACGAAAACGATGAACGCCGCGCGTTTGAAGTTTTTCAGCTTCGGCGATTCCACTTCCCGATACACTTGCGCGAGCGTCTCCTCGCCGCTCATCGCAAGGATCGAATGCCCGAAGGCAATCAGTATGCCGAGCATGCCGATGACGCTCAGCCAACTGCGCGCCGGCGCGGTGTGCAGCGCCACCAACTCGTGATCGACGTGTGTCAGGGCCTGCGCAACCGGCGCGGGGGCGATGGCCGGCGGACGGTTCAAGAATCCGAGCGGGCTTTGCAATTGGCCGGTGTCGGGGTCGGGGTGCGCTGAGAAGTCGGGCAACAAAGGCACTTTGTTCGTCGGGCCATGAATTGCCAGCGTCAGACCGCACCAAGCGAGAATCACCACGGCCATCACCGTCGTGGCGTACATGATCTTCAGCGCCTTGCCGCTCGACTCATGAATGCCCAGAAGGTTCTGCCGGAAGAAATAGACCGTGATGATGCACGCTAGGACCACGGAGCCCCAATCCTTAAAGGGCTTGATGTGTTGGGGAAGGATATGGAAGGCGGCTGGAAGGTAGTGATTGTCGATCTCGACGGCGAGGCCCATGATGTATTGGCCGGCCGAGACGCCGCTGATGGGGCCGGTGAGCACGTAGTCGAACATCAAGGCCGACACCGACAGCTTGGCCAGAAACCCGCCCATCGCCTCTTTCACGACCCGATAAACGCCGCCGCGCACGAAGAGCGAGCAGCTTTCGATATACACGCTGCGCACCGCGTAGCTGAACAGCATCACGGCCAGGATAAACCATGGGGCGGCGGCGCCGACCGAGGCCTCGACGATTCCGCCGATGTAGTAGGCCGTGCTGGCCAGATCGCAGAGCACCACCGCGGCCGTGCGCCAATAAGAGATGAAGCGAAACATGGCGCTGCTGACGACGATCACATGACCGTCTTCCACCATGCGCCTCAACGTCGGCTTTTGAGAAGGCACTTCGTCCAACGACGACATAAGGGGTTCCTAGGGGGACCGATCGGATTACATGCCAACCGCAAGCGCCGGGCCCATTGGCGCGGCGAGTCGGCTGGCAATCCAATCAAAGGCGGTTCAAAAACATCCTCTTCCTTCGTGGAAAAGGACGGCATCAGAGCCGAGTCCTGGCGTGGTCAACTCACTTGAGCTCCTGCTGTGCGGCCTTTCCAAGCCGGAAAGAGCCGCGATCGCGACCGCCTGTCAGAATCAATTGTCCAATATGCTAATCCAAATCGTGCATTTCGCAAGACACCTGGGATGCCGGGCAGCGGTGCGGTTCGCCGTAGGTCAGCCTTTCTAGGCTGACGAAGCGCGAGGAATGTCAGGCCGGAAAGCCTGACCTACCTGGAAAGGCACCCTACCGGGACGCCGAACTACGGGCGAATCACCCAAGATAACGGCTGAGAAGCAGCAGCGCCAGCAAGATCAGGATCGCGATGCCGACCAGATAAGGCCCGAGCTTGCGAAAAGGTCCGCCTGCTGCAGCGCGGCGTGCCGGTTTGGCCGGAGCCGGCTGGCCGGTGAACGGCACGGCGGTGTCAGCTTGCAGCGGCGGAACGGCGGCACCCCCGATCGCCACGGGCGAATGATGATTCGCCGAATAAGCTGCCGACGCAACTGCCGAATTGGCCGAAGATTGCGCCCCCGCCGGCGCCTGCGATTGAGGCCCGCGCGGATCGAGCGCGGCCATGAACTCGCCGGCCGTGCGAAACCGCGCCCTCGGATCTTTTTCCAGCGCGCGAGCGATGGCGTGGCCAAGGCCTGTGCGGGCAATCTCGGGCGGCAGCGGCGGCAGCGGAGCGCCGTCGTGCAGCATCAACACTTGCACGGCATTCGGATCGTCGAACGGAACGTGGCCCGTGACCATCTGATAAAGCGCGATTCCCAGCGAATAAAAGTCGCTCGCCGGCGTGAGCGATTCGCCGCGGCACTGCTCGGGGCTCATGTATTGCGGGGTCCCGAGCACTCCGCCGGGCGAGGTGAGCCGCGTCGTTTCCGCCAGCCCGGAGCCATCTTCCGTGCCGGCCACTTTGGCGATGCCGAAGTCGAGCACCTTGACCATGTCGGAGCCGTCGGTCGTGCGGCAAATGAAGATGTTGTGCGGCTTGAGATCGCGATGGATCACGCCGAGCGAATGCGATTCTCCCAAGGCATGGAGCGTTTGCCGGGCGATGCCGGCCGCACGCTCGGGCGGCAGCCGGCCCTCGCGCTCGACGAGTTGCCGCAGCTCCTCGCCGGCAAGGAACTCCATCACGATATAGAAATCGCCGCCGGGAATTTCATCGAGATCGAGAATTCGCACGGCATGCGGGCTTTTCAGCATCCCGGTGAGCTTCGCCTCGCGCTTCAGCCGATGGCGGAGCGATTCGTTCGAGCGCGTCCAGGGGAGGAGAACCTTGACGGCGACGGTCTGGCCGGTTTGCAAATCTTCGGCGGCGTAGACGATTCCAAACGAGCCGCGTCCCACTTCGCCTTGAACGCGGTATCGATCTTGAAAAATAACGCCGGTTTGCAGCATCGCCTATTTCCCCTTTTCTTCATTTCTACCCCAACCACCGCCACCGGTCGAGGCCGTTGACGGCAGCGATTGAACACTTCTAAAATTGGGGCGTCGCCAGTTTTCATCTCTCGCCGCTCGAATATTGTGCCAAGCTAAAGTTCGACCCAAAAAAGAGTCTGAGCTTTTTCGATCCACGGGAGACG is a genomic window of Pirellulales bacterium containing:
- a CDS encoding amino acid permease encodes the protein MSSLDEVPSQKPTLRRMVEDGHVIVVSSAMFRFISYWRTAAVVLCDLASTAYYIGGIVEASVGAAAPWFILAVMLFSYAVRSVYIESCSLFVRGGVYRVVKEAMGGFLAKLSVSALMFDYVLTGPISGVSAGQYIMGLAVEIDNHYLPAAFHILPQHIKPFKDWGSVVLACIITVYFFRQNLLGIHESSGKALKIMYATTVMAVVILAWCGLTLAIHGPTNKVPLLPDFSAHPDPDTGQLQSPLGFLNRPPAIAPAPVAQALTHVDHELVALHTAPARSWLSVIGMLGILIAFGHSILAMSGEETLAQVYREVESPKLKNFKRAAFIVFVYSLVLTAGISFLAVIMIPDAQRMPIYSDNLIGGLAMNVIGPLWSRVLLRAFVVIIGFLILAGAVNTAIIGSNGVLNRVAEDGVLPDWLLKPHSKFGTTYRVLILVIVMQLFTILVSRGDLLVLGEAYAFGVVWSFVFKAMAMVVLRFRDRKPRDFMVPLNIKIGTVEFPLGLVLIFLVLLAAAIANLFTKNVATVWGLGFTIGFLLVFISSELYYERGRKGAHHEHREQFNRAETTNLTVEGLGLTGHPFRKLVAIRSPQNLFMLEKALNESDPATTSVIVMTAKSGPAHFFGPPEQDLDTYDQRLMTAVVERAEKSGKEVVPLIIPTNNPLYAVVRTAHDLQVQELIVGVSNKNTADEQLDQLALYWFNVCDSKPVPLTVRIVSRDREVHLDLAGGNRIPKLSEQKARSVAELRAAGLGVNRVLLAHDGTSTSHDLFQAVMTMLDAEVTLDLVAVPPPEVRDAASNGTGALVPDEQWAKKLGRETHVLPLNGSPGPAIVQLAREGHYDLIVVAFPEPWSESRRDERPIPWLGHVLEHSPCTVFVAAPAAIPTEVDEPAKQA
- a CDS encoding serine/threonine-protein kinase: MLQTGVIFQDRYRVQGEVGRGSFGIVYAAEDLQTGQTVAVKVLLPWTRSNESLRHRLKREAKLTGMLKSPHAVRILDLDEIPGGDFYIVMEFLAGEELRQLVEREGRLPPERAAGIARQTLHALGESHSLGVIHRDLKPHNIFICRTTDGSDMVKVLDFGIAKVAGTEDGSGLAETTRLTSPGGVLGTPQYMSPEQCRGESLTPASDFYSLGIALYQMVTGHVPFDDPNAVQVLMLHDGAPLPPLPPEIARTGLGHAIARALEKDPRARFRTAGEFMAALDPRGPQSQAPAGAQSSANSAVASAAYSANHHSPVAIGGAAVPPLQADTAVPFTGQPAPAKPARRAAAGGPFRKLGPYLVGIAILILLALLLLSRYLG